Proteins from a genomic interval of Phycisphaerae bacterium:
- a CDS encoding HIT family protein, translating into MQAGSCIFCKIAAGEIPALRVLEAKDAVAFLDIGPLAPGHLLLIPKAHYTSILDVPPPALSELVSHLPGLARAVLQVTGASGLNILQNTGESSGQAVFHLHFHLIPRTAGDRLGYRWNAGSYSAGQGEALQGRIVETLKSRV; encoded by the coding sequence ATGCAGGCGGGGTCGTGCATTTTTTGTAAGATCGCCGCGGGGGAGATTCCAGCGCTGCGCGTGCTGGAGGCGAAGGACGCGGTCGCGTTTCTGGATATCGGGCCCCTCGCGCCCGGCCATCTGCTACTTATACCCAAGGCCCATTACACCAGCATTCTCGATGTACCTCCGCCCGCCCTCAGCGAGCTGGTCTCGCATTTGCCGGGCCTGGCGCGGGCCGTGCTGCAAGTGACCGGCGCCAGCGGGCTGAATATCCTTCAGAACACGGGGGAGTCGAGCGGTCAGGCGGTGTTTCATTTGCACTTCCATCTGATTCCGCGGACGGCTGGCGATCGATTGGGCTATCGGTGGAACGCGGGGAGCTATTCGGCGGGGCAGGGCGAAGCGCTGCAAGGGCGGATCGTCGAGACACTGAAGAGCCGCGTGTGA
- a CDS encoding CARDB domain-containing protein — translation MKRSILLLSFIAVIGILTTEWSAAAPDTPATLPTAPAPSVSAEGLFAYHFEKAGMRYVDLLTLRDGSKRLGKVMEWADQVLVYDAQGRRRAYGVEDVRQIEFRRFRRHRALPGQPDLTVSYVERLPRDPSWHGRVAVEGGTALVEIDRAKTAWRPDEGATVTFKVHVLNSGQAESQAGPCKISVDGAEIAAPSVPVLKAGEEHVVEATWKWKSGDHTLRVEVLPDGQIPEVVRWNNEFEEPVQGLGVAVVVARDRYGAFARVANMGDSYGFADWVQYQLRVLNALLAASVYPTSPGGILERVRCDRIIVVDDPYDADDREVWEAALRRGGAADGLAEYAALMVFGRLGEDEDPLHDALKVDWPRLKQIGIDLGLVDLLQLDTEPWQCLAVDPHGRYVERGHVFPWQKTMMYAPGPFPFSETEAAFLNQVRGQPRGSQGDYLLQLPAKVIVEVRSTTGRPLPNVQVDAYQLQGFGEYAGYIAGAGGGEPIYSATTDESGRLALIDQEAPTQTSPLGYEVRPNPFGAIAPDGSNALLLLAIRDGASAEYHFLRLNDCNLAYLHGQKKEYVREIATRLGDGQSLVPPATAAVIVEERKEAQPPMYISWTAPPTVPIGLVEEFRVYKKTSFAGEDERPWNLVAALKKGPMRWAMRYDGEYFDEPAPEAGFSRDTFYAVSSVDYEGRESGLSGPGYLAYGKEALKFAIDRDAGYITLAGVGPGRHGDSSTRILRWDGQFGTQPFGVRSVRFPEYRPGFGGIAISADHRLVIADPVNHVLAYYDEQGNLDATLPERTMWPGFASDEPGEFNVPFDVAVDTGGQYYVADFGNNRVQILDSTGQFVGLVDEEFRFVGPHAVAIANGHLCVTDSAGTRCRVYDLRGERVKFVCELPPLIDADRGLVSRTGKVYITGRATKATDPGLLVYTPTMDRALYDRAIYDMEMGKVYSPRGMYLYINALDEDYGYCVNKFPFDMRRCRLE, via the coding sequence ATGAAGCGAAGCATCCTTTTGTTAAGTTTCATCGCCGTCATCGGCATTCTTACAACGGAGTGGTCGGCCGCCGCGCCTGACACTCCGGCGACGCTGCCGACTGCGCCCGCGCCCAGCGTTTCCGCCGAGGGCCTGTTTGCCTATCACTTCGAGAAGGCGGGGATGCGGTACGTGGATTTGCTGACGCTGCGGGACGGCTCCAAGCGCCTGGGGAAGGTGATGGAGTGGGCCGATCAGGTGCTGGTCTATGACGCCCAGGGGCGGAGGCGTGCGTATGGGGTGGAGGACGTACGGCAGATTGAGTTTCGGCGATTTCGTCGGCATCGCGCGCTGCCGGGCCAGCCAGATCTGACGGTCTCGTATGTCGAGCGGCTGCCACGCGATCCGAGCTGGCATGGGCGCGTGGCGGTGGAGGGGGGCACGGCGCTGGTGGAGATTGACCGGGCCAAGACGGCGTGGCGTCCCGATGAGGGCGCGACGGTCACGTTCAAGGTCCACGTGCTTAATAGCGGCCAGGCGGAATCGCAGGCGGGTCCGTGCAAGATCTCGGTGGACGGGGCGGAGATTGCCGCGCCGAGCGTGCCGGTTCTGAAGGCCGGAGAGGAGCACGTCGTGGAGGCGACGTGGAAGTGGAAATCGGGCGATCACACGCTACGCGTGGAAGTGCTACCGGACGGGCAGATTCCCGAGGTCGTGCGCTGGAACAACGAGTTTGAGGAGCCGGTGCAGGGGCTGGGCGTGGCGGTGGTGGTGGCGCGGGACCGGTATGGGGCGTTCGCCCGCGTGGCGAACATGGGGGATTCGTACGGATTCGCGGATTGGGTGCAGTATCAGCTTCGCGTGTTGAACGCGCTATTGGCGGCGTCGGTGTACCCGACGAGTCCCGGAGGCATTCTCGAGCGGGTGCGGTGCGATCGGATTATCGTAGTTGATGATCCATACGATGCGGACGACCGCGAGGTGTGGGAGGCGGCGCTGCGGCGCGGCGGGGCGGCGGACGGGCTCGCGGAGTATGCCGCGCTGATGGTGTTTGGACGTCTCGGGGAGGATGAAGATCCGCTGCACGATGCGTTGAAGGTCGATTGGCCGAGGCTCAAACAAATCGGAATCGATCTGGGTCTGGTCGATCTTCTGCAGCTCGATACGGAGCCGTGGCAGTGCCTCGCGGTGGATCCGCATGGCCGCTACGTGGAGCGCGGTCATGTCTTTCCGTGGCAGAAGACCATGATGTATGCGCCGGGCCCGTTTCCATTCAGCGAGACCGAGGCGGCGTTTCTCAATCAGGTGCGGGGGCAGCCGCGCGGATCGCAGGGCGATTATCTCCTGCAATTGCCGGCGAAGGTCATCGTCGAGGTTCGCTCGACGACCGGACGGCCGCTGCCGAACGTGCAGGTGGATGCGTATCAGCTTCAGGGATTTGGGGAGTATGCGGGATATATTGCCGGTGCGGGGGGTGGAGAACCGATCTACTCCGCGACGACCGATGAATCCGGGCGGCTGGCGCTGATCGACCAGGAAGCGCCGACGCAAACTTCGCCACTGGGGTACGAGGTGCGGCCGAATCCGTTCGGCGCGATCGCCCCGGACGGTTCGAATGCGCTGCTGCTACTGGCGATTCGCGACGGAGCGTCGGCGGAGTATCACTTTTTGCGGCTGAATGACTGCAACCTGGCCTACCTTCACGGGCAGAAAAAGGAGTACGTCCGGGAGATCGCGACGAGGCTGGGCGACGGGCAATCGCTGGTGCCGCCGGCGACGGCAGCGGTGATCGTAGAGGAGCGCAAGGAGGCCCAGCCGCCGATGTACATCAGTTGGACCGCCCCGCCGACCGTTCCGATCGGACTGGTGGAGGAGTTTCGGGTTTACAAGAAGACGAGCTTTGCGGGGGAAGATGAGCGGCCGTGGAATCTGGTTGCGGCGCTGAAGAAGGGACCGATGCGCTGGGCGATGCGGTACGACGGCGAGTATTTTGACGAGCCGGCGCCAGAGGCGGGCTTTTCGCGAGATACATTTTATGCGGTGTCGTCCGTGGATTACGAGGGGCGGGAAAGCGGTTTGTCGGGACCGGGGTATCTCGCGTACGGGAAGGAGGCGCTGAAGTTCGCCATCGACCGGGACGCGGGGTACATCACGCTGGCGGGAGTGGGTCCGGGTCGCCATGGCGACTCTTCGACGCGGATCCTTCGTTGGGACGGGCAATTCGGGACGCAGCCGTTCGGCGTACGGAGCGTGCGGTTTCCGGAGTATCGGCCGGGATTCGGCGGGATTGCGATCAGCGCGGATCATCGGCTCGTGATTGCGGATCCGGTGAACCATGTCCTGGCGTATTACGACGAGCAGGGGAACCTCGACGCGACGCTGCCGGAGCGGACGATGTGGCCCGGCTTCGCGAGCGACGAGCCGGGAGAATTCAATGTGCCGTTTGACGTCGCGGTCGATACGGGCGGCCAATATTACGTCGCGGATTTCGGGAATAACCGCGTGCAAATCCTCGATTCAACGGGGCAGTTTGTGGGGCTGGTGGATGAGGAGTTTCGCTTTGTCGGCCCTCACGCGGTCGCGATTGCCAACGGGCATTTGTGCGTGACAGATTCGGCGGGGACGCGGTGCCGCGTGTATGACTTGCGCGGCGAGCGGGTGAAGTTCGTTTGCGAGCTGCCGCCGTTAATTGACGCGGACCGGGGGCTGGTGAGCCGGACAGGGAAGGTGTACATCACCGGTCGGGCGACGAAGGCGACGGATCCGGGGCTCCTGGTTTATACGCCGACCATGGATCGCGCGTTGTACGATCGCGCGATTTACGACATGGAGATGGGGAAGGTCTATTCTCCGCGGGGGATGTATCTGTACATCAACGCGCTGGATGAAGATTACGGGTATTGCGTGAATAAGTTTCCGTTTGATATGCGAAGGTGCAGGTTGGAATGA
- a CDS encoding sigma-70 family RNA polymerase sigma factor — protein sequence MDRLEELYRRVGPVLLAYLRRHVGRGDAEELLQETFVIAARQPDALVAADSPRAWLFGIARNLARQNLRRRAYRDMASLDGDPAAAAIETDDRLDAMRSAIRGLPIAQREVLEIRLADDLSYAEIAEALAIPIGTVRSRLHHAIAALRTALISSGAPTVAAGARVEDPPRRAGRG from the coding sequence ATGGATCGCCTCGAAGAACTCTACCGCCGCGTCGGCCCCGTACTGCTCGCATATCTCCGCCGTCACGTCGGACGCGGCGATGCCGAGGAACTCTTGCAGGAGACGTTCGTGATCGCCGCCCGTCAACCCGACGCCCTGGTCGCCGCGGACTCGCCGCGGGCCTGGCTCTTCGGAATCGCTCGCAACCTCGCCCGCCAAAATCTGCGACGGCGGGCCTACCGCGACATGGCCTCGCTCGACGGCGATCCCGCCGCGGCGGCAATCGAGACCGACGACCGTCTCGATGCCATGCGCTCCGCGATCCGCGGTCTGCCGATCGCACAGCGCGAAGTCCTCGAAATCCGCCTCGCGGATGACCTGAGCTACGCGGAAATCGCCGAGGCCCTCGCCATCCCGATTGGCACAGTCCGCTCGCGCCTGCACCACGCCATCGCCGCGCTCCGCACCGCACTTATTTCGTCTGGCGCACCAACCGTAGCGGCCGGCGCCCGTGTCGAAGACCCGCCGAGGCGAGCCGGCCGTGGATAG
- a CDS encoding protein kinase gives MPESQEESPTPGPVSAQHLADPVAADSTERAKPLYPGLPSGTGLGKYRILERIRTYHNAVVYKARDAMLDRLVAVKQMSPDLIDNPIACGNFKREAQLLARIPKDARNIINIHELIEDEIGLFIVEEFVVGHWLESLIFKRQIDHRNAFKLLKTAAWGLKTLHSHTIVHRDIQPGNIMVTKNGAAKIANLASASHEGELSAPPVITPKYAAPELLLEKKYDDRIDIYGLGFSLYEVCVGRQAMDRYFANFIGEGIAAVAGWIDWHTNFDARLPDATELNPFVPAPLAAILRQMTAKNLDERYTSIDQVLDAVGRYFTPSIESSRDALHSPIRLPDVTPPSWKSDHLLPAPPAAAFDPGRPAAAAPGAAPSSPWNQRLTRTQPVEMPGRSPIESDRWEWKPPREAEDAGYASGRFSPESRRFSSRRRRRTMGHVPPRPAQLAAIPLLPPAVETFKKHTPRAVTWSFSFVLVLAVIGAGVLAWLYSDRWIGPNATEKLLFEAVAAYDAGQLESAKSKFFTVKDLSDGDQSLQALQNKADFWLEMIAAQKALSLDQYEEVQRLLTKAERRGINPARVEVLQQLAWSKQDAARLAAIGMQELSAGNVPIVEANLEEYEKKAIEAGMDPKQLQDSVDQTKKDQKYEQSMKLAFAALRKEDFNGALASCGEAEAIRITTATRELRKRIIDLRQRKDLVTRGDQAMVDRDFAAAEAAFVQANQILASPDIEQRSRAARSYILIQEARQAVKEGELLLAEQKLKSSIWNAYTSEAKSMLDGMSGDFDAARIVRRGDQALEREDFDEAVRLYNEAIPKLPAPADAGAKQKIVEVQRARLIKEGDVALKRGDRQKALKAYDAAQDLRDDSEIQARIENAKSPYPTSSRPNGE, from the coding sequence ATGCCTGAGTCACAAGAGGAATCACCAACCCCAGGCCCGGTCTCGGCGCAGCATCTGGCCGATCCCGTCGCGGCGGACTCCACCGAACGGGCCAAGCCGCTCTACCCGGGTCTGCCCAGCGGAACGGGTCTCGGCAAATACCGCATCCTCGAACGCATCCGCACCTACCACAACGCCGTCGTCTACAAGGCCCGCGATGCCATGCTCGATCGCCTCGTGGCCGTCAAGCAGATGTCCCCGGACTTGATTGACAATCCCATCGCATGCGGCAATTTCAAGCGCGAAGCTCAGCTCCTCGCCCGCATCCCCAAGGATGCCCGCAACATCATCAACATCCACGAACTCATCGAGGACGAAATCGGCCTCTTCATCGTCGAGGAATTCGTCGTCGGCCACTGGCTCGAATCTCTGATCTTCAAACGACAGATCGACCACCGCAACGCGTTCAAGCTCCTCAAAACCGCCGCCTGGGGGCTCAAGACTCTTCATTCGCACACGATCGTCCACCGCGATATCCAGCCCGGCAACATCATGGTCACCAAGAACGGCGCGGCCAAGATCGCCAACCTCGCCTCCGCCTCGCACGAAGGCGAACTCAGCGCCCCGCCCGTCATCACCCCCAAGTACGCTGCCCCGGAACTGCTCCTGGAAAAAAAATACGACGACCGCATCGACATCTACGGACTCGGCTTTTCCCTCTACGAAGTCTGCGTCGGTCGCCAGGCCATGGATCGCTACTTCGCCAACTTCATCGGCGAGGGGATCGCGGCGGTCGCCGGATGGATCGACTGGCACACCAACTTCGACGCCCGGCTGCCCGACGCCACCGAACTCAACCCCTTCGTCCCTGCCCCGCTCGCCGCCATCCTCCGCCAGATGACCGCGAAAAACCTGGACGAACGCTACACCTCCATCGATCAGGTCCTCGACGCCGTCGGTCGATACTTCACGCCATCGATCGAATCCTCGCGGGATGCGCTGCACAGCCCCATCCGCCTCCCGGATGTCACGCCGCCCAGTTGGAAATCTGATCATTTGTTGCCCGCGCCCCCAGCGGCGGCTTTTGACCCCGGTCGGCCCGCCGCCGCCGCGCCCGGGGCCGCGCCATCCTCGCCTTGGAATCAGCGCCTCACCCGCACCCAACCCGTCGAAATGCCCGGCCGCAGCCCCATCGAATCGGATCGCTGGGAATGGAAACCGCCTCGCGAAGCCGAAGACGCCGGTTACGCATCCGGCCGGTTCTCACCGGAGTCCCGACGGTTTTCCAGTCGCCGTCGCCGCCGGACGATGGGCCATGTGCCGCCGCGCCCGGCGCAGCTCGCCGCCATTCCCCTGCTTCCGCCCGCCGTCGAGACGTTCAAAAAGCACACGCCGCGCGCCGTCACGTGGAGCTTCAGCTTCGTCCTCGTCCTGGCAGTCATCGGCGCCGGCGTCCTCGCCTGGCTCTATTCCGATCGTTGGATCGGACCGAACGCCACGGAGAAACTCCTCTTTGAAGCCGTCGCCGCCTACGATGCCGGCCAGTTGGAATCCGCCAAGTCCAAGTTCTTCACCGTGAAAGATCTCTCCGACGGCGACCAGAGCCTCCAGGCTTTGCAGAACAAGGCCGATTTCTGGCTGGAGATGATCGCCGCCCAGAAAGCCCTCTCCCTGGATCAATACGAAGAAGTCCAGCGCCTCCTGACCAAGGCCGAGCGCCGCGGAATCAATCCGGCTCGCGTCGAGGTGCTCCAACAGTTGGCCTGGAGCAAGCAGGACGCTGCACGGTTGGCCGCGATCGGGATGCAGGAACTCTCAGCGGGGAATGTCCCCATCGTCGAAGCCAATCTCGAGGAGTACGAGAAAAAGGCCATCGAAGCCGGGATGGACCCGAAGCAGCTCCAGGACAGCGTCGACCAGACCAAGAAGGACCAGAAGTACGAACAGTCCATGAAGCTCGCCTTCGCCGCCCTGCGGAAGGAAGACTTCAACGGCGCGCTGGCCTCTTGCGGGGAGGCGGAGGCCATCCGCATCACGACCGCGACCCGTGAATTGCGCAAACGAATCATCGATCTTCGGCAGCGCAAGGATCTGGTGACCCGCGGCGACCAGGCCATGGTGGACCGCGACTTCGCCGCCGCCGAGGCCGCCTTTGTACAGGCCAACCAGATCCTCGCCTCCCCCGACATTGAACAGAGAAGCCGGGCGGCCCGCTCCTATATCCTCATCCAGGAAGCCCGCCAGGCGGTCAAAGAGGGCGAACTGCTCCTCGCCGAGCAGAAGCTCAAGAGTTCGATCTGGAACGCCTACACCTCCGAAGCCAAGTCAATGCTCGACGGCATGTCCGGCGACTTCGACGCCGCCCGCATCGTGCGCCGCGGCGACCAGGCCCTCGAACGCGAGGACTTCGACGAGGCCGTCCGACTCTACAACGAGGCCATCCCCAAACTCCCCGCCCCCGCCGACGCCGGGGCCAAACAGAAGATTGTCGAAGTCCAGCGCGCCCGCCTCATCAAGGAAGGCGACGTGGCGCTCAAGCGCGGAGATCGCCAGAAAGCCCTCAAAGCTTACGACGCCGCCCAGGACCTCCGCGACGATTCGGAAATCCAGGCCCGCATCGAAAACGCCAAATCACCCTACCCAACCTCCTCGCGACCCAACGGCGAATAG
- a CDS encoding efflux RND transporter periplasmic adaptor subunit yields the protein MKPLPNRQGSPRRPFFWRSASRLGASASVVPLLMMAARSSGQMPPTQVEVAEVVRREVAPTLRLVGTVRPRLRTIVAAEVAGQVAEMPIDDGDAVEQGQVLCKLRAEPRRLARDEAVARLAQLESVKAERQAELSKTEFESRRMSALWEGQRCSEKEYRDALADHQAAQGRAKQAEHAVVSQKAVCDKLADDLARTEIRAPCAGFITMRRTQIGSWVELGGPIVEMVDLSVARVRVSVPEGIIGFCAVGEPGQVTVEAIGKTYAGKIARLIPDADERARTFPVDIDVKNPNGELRAGMFVRAEVPAGPKGARLVVPKDAVLLRGNERTAYVVREGAAGAQAEVVTVEVLAELADEVAVAAEGLTAGDKVVVRGNENMFGPSPVVVTKVHSRAVEPMTPDPATTQPATSG from the coding sequence ATGAAACCGCTTCCAAATCGGCAGGGGTCGCCACGGCGACCGTTTTTTTGGCGGTCGGCCAGCCGGCTGGGTGCCTCCGCGTCCGTGGTGCCGTTGCTGATGATGGCGGCTCGGTCGTCCGGGCAGATGCCGCCGACGCAGGTGGAGGTGGCGGAGGTGGTCCGCCGCGAGGTCGCGCCGACGCTGCGGCTGGTGGGGACGGTTCGACCGCGGCTAAGGACGATTGTGGCGGCGGAGGTGGCGGGGCAGGTCGCGGAGATGCCGATTGACGACGGGGATGCGGTGGAGCAGGGACAGGTCTTGTGCAAGCTGAGGGCTGAACCGCGGCGATTGGCGCGGGATGAGGCAGTGGCGCGGTTGGCGCAGCTGGAGAGCGTGAAGGCGGAGCGGCAGGCGGAGTTGAGCAAGACGGAATTTGAGAGCCGGCGGATGTCGGCGTTATGGGAAGGCCAGCGGTGCTCGGAGAAGGAATATCGCGATGCGCTGGCGGATCATCAGGCGGCGCAGGGGCGGGCGAAGCAGGCGGAGCACGCGGTGGTTTCGCAGAAGGCGGTGTGCGACAAGCTGGCGGACGATCTGGCGCGGACGGAGATTCGGGCGCCATGCGCGGGATTCATTACGATGCGGCGGACGCAGATCGGATCGTGGGTGGAACTCGGCGGACCGATCGTGGAGATGGTGGATTTGTCGGTGGCGCGGGTGCGGGTGTCCGTGCCGGAAGGGATCATCGGGTTTTGTGCGGTGGGTGAGCCGGGGCAGGTGACGGTGGAGGCGATTGGAAAGACGTATGCCGGAAAGATCGCGCGATTGATTCCGGACGCCGACGAGCGGGCGCGGACGTTTCCGGTGGATATTGACGTGAAGAATCCTAACGGCGAGCTTCGGGCGGGCATGTTCGTGCGGGCGGAGGTGCCGGCGGGTCCGAAGGGGGCGCGGCTGGTGGTGCCGAAGGACGCCGTGTTGTTACGGGGTAATGAGCGAACCGCGTATGTCGTGCGCGAAGGAGCGGCGGGTGCGCAGGCGGAAGTGGTGACGGTCGAGGTGTTGGCGGAGTTGGCGGATGAAGTGGCGGTCGCGGCGGAGGGGCTGACCGCGGGCGACAAGGTCGTGGTCCGGGGGAATGAGAACATGTTTGGCCCGAGTCCGGTCGTGGTGACGAAGGTGCATTCCCGCGCGGTGGAACCGATGACACCCGACCCTGCCACTACGCAGCCCGCAACGAGCGGATGA